A genome region from Geminicoccus roseus DSM 18922 includes the following:
- a CDS encoding tyrosine-type recombinase/integrase, which produces MKLSAVRARSETKPGRYNDGNGLYLLVRPDGRKGWVLRYRLGTKQRDMGLGSYPEVSLATARQSAAEAREKLRSGEDPITARKVGRAALARQVQDAEQRSFQVLAERYIAKHEATWRNPKHRQQWKNTLATYAYPQIGKQDVAQIDRADVLAILEPIWTKTPETASRLRGRIETILDFAASDGLREATNPARLADLRHALPNVRKLQPVENQPALPWRKLPAFMAELRKRPATAARALEFLILTAARTNEVMGATWHEIDEEHGIWTIPGKRMKSGRQHRVALSSAALAILKQMAPLRKKSDDYVFPGPRPKSPLSSMAFLMLLRRMQGPKTNDKGREHPPVWADQDGRPITAHGFRATFRTWAGDATEFPREVVEAALAHTIKDRAEAAYARGDLLDRRRALMEAWVTYVGPQPSDPLVMVPGRAQ; this is translated from the coding sequence ATGAAACTGTCGGCAGTCCGAGCCAGATCAGAGACCAAGCCGGGGCGCTACAACGACGGCAACGGCCTCTACCTGCTTGTCCGGCCCGACGGGCGGAAAGGCTGGGTGCTTCGCTACCGGCTGGGCACCAAGCAGCGCGACATGGGGCTCGGGAGTTACCCAGAGGTCTCTCTTGCCACCGCTCGTCAGTCGGCTGCGGAGGCGCGGGAGAAGCTTCGTTCGGGCGAGGATCCGATCACGGCTCGCAAGGTCGGTCGCGCTGCTCTGGCTCGCCAGGTTCAGGACGCCGAGCAGCGATCGTTCCAGGTGCTAGCTGAGCGCTACATCGCAAAGCACGAGGCGACCTGGCGCAACCCCAAGCACCGGCAGCAGTGGAAGAACACGCTCGCCACCTATGCCTATCCGCAGATCGGCAAGCAGGACGTTGCACAGATCGACCGCGCCGACGTGCTGGCGATCCTGGAGCCGATCTGGACGAAGACGCCGGAGACCGCCAGCCGGCTGCGCGGTCGGATCGAGACGATACTGGACTTCGCCGCATCCGATGGCTTGCGCGAGGCGACGAATCCGGCACGCTTGGCCGATCTCCGCCATGCCTTGCCCAATGTGCGCAAGCTACAGCCCGTCGAGAACCAGCCGGCGTTGCCCTGGCGCAAGTTGCCGGCGTTCATGGCCGAGCTCCGCAAGCGTCCGGCCACGGCCGCCCGGGCGCTGGAGTTCCTGATCTTGACGGCAGCACGCACCAACGAGGTGATGGGTGCCACGTGGCATGAGATCGACGAGGAGCACGGCATCTGGACGATCCCGGGCAAGCGCATGAAGAGTGGTAGGCAGCATCGTGTGGCACTCTCTTCGGCTGCCCTCGCCATTCTGAAGCAGATGGCGCCGCTCCGTAAGAAGTCGGACGATTACGTGTTCCCCGGCCCGCGCCCGAAGTCGCCGCTCTCGTCGATGGCGTTCTTGATGCTGCTGCGGCGCATGCAGGGGCCGAAGACCAATGACAAGGGAAGAGAGCACCCGCCTGTTTGGGCTGACCAGGATGGTCGACCAATCACTGCGCATGGGTTCCGCGCGACGTTCAGGACATGGGCCGGCGACGCCACCGAATTCCCGCGCGAGGTGGTCGAGGCGGCGCTCGCCCACACCATCAAGGACAGGGCTGAGGCAGCCTATGCGCGGGGCGATCTACTCGATCGACGGCGGGCACTAATGGAAGCTTGGGTGACCTATGTTGGGCCTCAGCCGTCAGATCCCTTGGTAATGGTCCCTGGGAGAGCACAGTGA